In Nitrospirota bacterium, the genomic window GCAGAATCCTTTATATTCCCAAGCCTTTTTGCGGTCATGGTCAATGCCTCATCCCATGAGACAGGCACATGATGTCCGTTTTTCTTTATAAGCGGGCTTGTGAGCCTTTCATGGTGGCTCACATATTCGTAACCGAATCTTCCGCGATTGCACAGGATGCCTTTGTTTGTGCCTAGTCCAACCTTTGGCACTACCCTCTTTATCTCCTGGTCTCTTACTTGAACAATCAAAGAGCATCCAACCCCGCAGAATGGGCATATGGTTTGCACCTCGTCTGTCAACTGCCATGGCCTATAGGAATATCTATGGAGCCTTGACATAAGGGCGCCAACAGGACATACGGTAAGACAGTTTCCACAGTATTCGCAGTCAAATCTTTTGCCTGAAAGGGGCTCCATGGTAGAGTGATTCCCCCGATTTATAATGGCAATGGCAGAGGCTCCCTGAACACCATCGCACATCCTTACGCACCGGGTGCACATTATGCACCTTTCGGGGTTTCTTACGATTATTGGGTCTTCAAGACCCTCGGGGTGTTTTATCTTTGTTTCCCTGAACCTTCCTGCGGTTGCGCCATACTGCACAACATAGTCCTGTAGCTTACACTCTCCTGCCTTATCGCATACAGGACAGTCGAGAGGATGGTTTATTAGGATGAACTCTAAGACGGATTTCCTTGCCTTCGATATTGTCTCTGACTCTGTCCTTATAACCATTCCGTCAGTCACATACAGTGTACATGCAGTCTGAAGCTTTGGCATCCTTTCTACTTCGACAAGGCACATCCTACAGCCGCCCCATTGCTCAAGCAGGGAATGATGGCAGAAATGGGGTATCTTTATTCCGTTTGCCTTTGCGGCATCGAGAATGGTTATGGGTTTCTCAAGTTGAATCTCTTTGCCGTTAATAGTAATTTTAATCATCTATTATAGTGCCACTGAGTTTCACTCCTTGGGATTTTGACCCTCATTTATACACCACTCTTTATAAAGTTGTCAACCTAAAACTTTAGGGCTGACTTTGCAGGAATAACACCTGAATTTTAGTCGAATTTTTTTCTCATCGCCTTCTCTACATTTTCAGGCACAAGGCCCTTCACAGAGCCTCCAAATGAGGCAACCTCTTTTACTATCGTAGAGGTCAGAAATGAGTATTCCTCAGAGGGCATCATGAATACGGTCTCTATGTTTGAATCGAGCTTTCTGTTCATAAGTGCCATCTGAAGCTCGTATTCAAAGTCAGAGACTGCCCTTAGCCCCCTGATGATTGCAATGCCTTTCTTAAGGCTTACATATTCAACGAGGAGACCGTCAAATGCCTCAACCCTGACATTTTTACAGGTTCTGACTGCCTCCCTTATAAGCTCGACCCTTTCCTCTACTGTAAAAAGGGGCTTCTTTTTAGGGTGGGGTGCAATTGCTATAATCACCTCGTCAAATATCCTCAAGCATCTTTTCACAAGGTCAAGATGCCCGTTTGTTATTGGGTCAAATGTTCCGGGATAAATAGCTATTTTTTTCATTTAACCACCTTATAAAGCGTAAGTGCTGTATCACCATACCTGTATGTCTTTTTCTTTGTCAATACCCCGGTCTTATCAGGCAGGGTTTTCTTCGAGGGATGCTCTGCCATTATAATTGCATCCTTACCAATGAGGTCTCCTTCTGAAAGAAGGGGAAGTATGTTTTCAAGCTCCTCCGAATAATAAGGAGGGTCAAGAAAGATTATATCTGCCTTAAGTTCTTCTTTAATGGCGGATTTGACAAAAGAAGATACCTTTTTATTAATAATGTTTGCCCTTGCCCTACAGCCACAGCCCTCGAGGGTTTTCTTTAGAGCGTCAACTGCCTTTTTATTTGACTCGACAAAAAACACACGCAGGGCGCCTCTACTCATTGCCTCTATCCCAACTGCGCCTGTTCCTGCATAGAGGTCAATAAATATAGAGTCTTGTATCCTTTCCCCAAGTATGTTAAATAAAGATTCCCTGACCTTTCCTGCAGTAGGCCTTAGGTCGGTTTTAGCTAAGAGCCTTCTTCCTTTTAAGGTGCCTGCCGAAATCCTCAAAGCCCCTTTATCTTTACCTTTCTTTCTTTAATCTCGAGCCTTCCCTTTTCATATAATCTGATTGCCTCGGGGTATATCTTATGCTCTTCTTTTAGTATCCTTTCTGAGAGGCTTTCTTCCGTGTCATCTGGCATCACAGGGACAGATGCCTGTATTATTATCGGTCCTGTGTCCATCCCTTCATCAACGAAATGCACTGTACAGCCTGAGACCTTCACTCCGTAGTCCAATGCCTGTCTCTGTCCATGAAGCCCGGGAAACGATGGAAGAAGGGCAGGATGAATGTTCATAATCCTCATAGGAAAGGCGGAAAGAAGGGGCTTTCTTACGATTCTCATAAAACCTGCAAGGATTACGAGGTCCACGGCTCTTGCCTTAAGCTCATCTCTTATTTTCCCGAAGAACTCATCCTTTGAGCCAAATTCCTTTGGATTTATGTATAGATAAGGTATGCCATGTTTTTTTGCCCTCTCAATGGCATACGCAGAAGGAGTGTCAACTATCAGTACCTT contains:
- the rsmD gene encoding 16S rRNA (guanine(966)-N(2))-methyltransferase RsmD, producing the protein MRISAGTLKGRRLLAKTDLRPTAGKVRESLFNILGERIQDSIFIDLYAGTGAVGIEAMSRGALRVFFVESNKKAVDALKKTLEGCGCRARANIINKKVSSFVKSAIKEELKADIIFLDPPYYSEELENILPLLSEGDLIGKDAIIMAEHPSKKTLPDKTGVLTKKKTYRYGDTALTLYKVVK
- the coaD gene encoding pantetheine-phosphate adenylyltransferase, whose translation is MKKIAIYPGTFDPITNGHLDLVKRCLRIFDEVIIAIAPHPKKKPLFTVEERVELIREAVRTCKNVRVEAFDGLLVEYVSLKKGIAIIRGLRAVSDFEYELQMALMNRKLDSNIETVFMMPSEEYSFLTSTIVKEVASFGGSVKGLVPENVEKAMRKKFD
- a CDS encoding phosphoribosylglycinamide formyltransferase is translated as MLNLGVLASGRGSNFQAIIDSIEAKTLSATIKVLIVDTPSAYAIERAKKHGIPYLYINPKEFGSKDEFFGKIRDELKARAVDLVILAGFMRIVRKPLLSAFPMRIMNIHPALLPSFPGLHGQRQALDYGVKVSGCTVHFVDEGMDTGPIIIQASVPVMPDDTEESLSERILKEEHKIYPEAIRLYEKGRLEIKERKVKIKGL